The nucleotide sequence GATGAAAGTTGTAATCTTTTTTACATGatatttatgaaaattgaaatgatataaACTGCTGTAGTCTTGTACCATGTTAAAAGAAGTGATCAAATTTAGGGACTGCTTGATCCCGCAGCTGAAGGTTGTTGATTGCATAATTTACTTACTATGCATTaaggatttgattttataattttactgATCGTATTCTAATTTTGGCTCTTCTTATCTTATTACATCTTAGAGTATGGTTTTATTAGGCTGTTCAGCTTTATTGAGTATTTTACTCTACAGAGAAGTTTTCACTGCAAACATTTAGAGGCTTTTGAGTTTTGACGATTCAAGGATATACAATTCGAGTATCTGAGTTTGAGTTGTTGGTGCACCCTTCCTTGGCTGCATTCTAGCTTACCTTCCTTCATTCACCCCAATTCTTACGCCTTTATTTCCTCCATAAACAAACTTAGATGAAACCTTTAATTTAGATGGAAATTATCCATTTGCGAACTTAATATACATTCAGTAATTGTAACTTTGATTGCTCTATGTAGCGAAGAAAAACATATAGGAACAGACTTGATAGTTGATATTCATGTGAACAACTATTATGTAATTTCTTAACATGGGGCTAAATGATGGTAATTGTCAATTTgctatatatgttatttaagCATGTATGATTGAGGGAtacatgtttttctttgattACACATGTCCTGAGAAACATTAGACGGTCCTTCACTTTACTTGAATTGATGTCCAACATTTTATGTTATGCTAGGTTGTGAATGCTGATGGAGACGATGATGATAGTGATTCTGACGACGAAGATAGTGGTTCTGGCAACAAAGATAATAATTCTGGATGTGGACAATTCAAAATCCGAATCCAACATGAATTCCACGAACAAGCCGGTTAATGGATCTCAGCCAGAGGTTGCTGATAAAGCAGATGATGGATGGTTTGTggtttcacacaaaaaaaataagggtAGAAAGAAGTagatgaaaattattatttttaaggatctgttttttttttgtgctctTTTAGCTATTTCAAACCTTTTTGAGGTCTGTTACTATGTTTTATGCATACTTTTTCTTTACTTATTTAGAAGAATCCATCCATTCTCTGACGTCTATTCCaatgaaaaaacaatcaaatgattTATTGAAATGCTACTTCACCTTTTCCCCTATACTTTATATAGTTTGTTTGTACTTTTTGTATCATGGAGATTGTGCCAGATTTTTTAGCTGAATGAACCAAGGATAAGAGGATAAGTTAAATTGGTCACCTTTCCTCTTCATTTCCAGATTTTCACACACTTAATGCACTCTTTTTCATACTCAACTTAATGGTTCACCATCATCAAAAACAGATTTCCACTCATTTTGGCTAGTACACAGATTTTCACCATGGAGCATTTTCACTCGGATTTCACATTCTAAACTATGTTACATTTTCTGTACAATAGCAATAAACTGAGACCTTTGTTCATACACAGCCACACACGTGCAAAAAGTAAGTATTAAGCCAGTGATTTGCATAGTTACCTTGTATATATTGATTTGATGGTTGATAACtactttcaaattttcaatttgtgATTAGTACAGAGCTTGAAAGATTTTGTAGTAGAGCCACCATATTGTTTTTCTGAATTTCTAAGGACCACCATATTAGTTTCTGAGTATATAGAAcctaatttatgtttttaatagtCATTCAAACTAAATTCACAAATGCTTCATGCAGTTTATTGAAAACTAAATTTACTTTGTCAACATATGTTGGCTCCTAATACAGTTGCCACCGATACCGGACACATTAGAATTTAGAAAGCACTAAGCTCTACAAAATCAGCAAAGATGAACAAATCTTTATTTCCAAAGTAAATATGGAACAACAAATTCAAGGTAATACTTATAGCCTTTGCTTGTATGTATGGTTTTATCTTGCCACAGAAGGAAGAGGAGCTGTAGGTATCAAATACAAGTCATCTTTTCTTTTGACGGTCGCTCCAAATTGCTCAGTCATGTCTAAGTCCTCACCTTTCATTCCATTGGGAAGCTTCCAATCAAAGTGATACAACATCAATGCAAGTGCCAACTCAAcatttatcaaaccaaatgtGCTACCTGGACATATTCTTCTTCCAGCACCAAAGGGAATGTACTCAAAATTATTCCCTTTGTAGTCAATAGAGCTACCGATGAATCTCTCCGGATAAAACTTCTCTGGTTCAGTCCAGTACTTTGGATCTCTTCCAATCGCCCATGCATTGACTATCACCTTGCTTTTGATTGGTATACGATACCCATCAATCTCACATGCTTGTCCACATTCTCTTGGAAGTAAAAGAGGACCTGGAGGATGTAACCTTAAGGTCTCTTTCACAACTGACTTTAAATAAGTGAGTTCATTTATACAATTTTCTtcaacatttcctttcatgttgaaTATATCTCTTACCTCATCTTGTGCTTTCTTCATCACTCTTTTATCCCTTACCAACTCTGACATTGCCCAAACTATAGTAGAAGCTGATGTATCACCTCCAGCACCAACGATATTCTGAAAAGAAAATGCAAGGATATCAAAAGAGAGAGCTAaaagagatattttgatggCATCCAATAGGTCATCACAAGGTTTTAAATCGAGGTTGCATCACAATCCTTGATAATGCAAAAAATTGCAAACATGTATTCTGATTCTATCGCTGTCATCAAGACATCAAAAACCTTGAATTCGCGACACATTgctaactttaaaaaaaaaaatatatgttgttttaACATGGCAAATAGTGGTATTGTTCTAAAGTATCAACCATTCAATTCAATCTAAGCTCTACACCAAGGGGTTTATTATCCTTACCAGGATTATAGACTTGATATTGTTATCAGTTAAACATATATCTTGGTTGCTGTCATTACCACCTTGGAATTTTAGAAGAACGTCTACCagatcttcttcttctccaccttgactttcATTTGCTTTTGACTTTGCTTCTTTATGTTCAGTGACAATGTTTTCTAGTATTTGATCAATTTGCCTATGCAACCTCTCCAGTTTAGGCCTCAAACCGGAAACACGTTGAAGCCATTTCGCTGAAGGAAATAATTCAGCTATGTCAAAACCTCCTGCAATTGATTCTCCATCTCCAATAGATCCAAACTCTTCTCTGCCTTTGCCTTTGCTGCCAAACGCAGCCTTTGTAATGAtagaaaatgttgatgaaacTACAAGCTGAGTTATATTGACGGGCGACCCTTGTTGCGAATCAATCTTTTTTACGAGATTGTTAAGCTCTTCTTCTCTTATTGGTTGAAACGAACTAACACGCTTTTGTGTGAAAAGCTCCATTGTGCATATTTTTCGTAGTTGTCTCCAATAATTTCCATAAGGTGAAAAAGCAATATCTGTGTAATCATATGACAATATTTCTATAGTTAGAAGTTTAGGCCTAGATGCAAATATTACATCATGGGTTTTAAGTACCTCCCTAGCATACTCTGGCGATGAAACAACAATTGCAGAGATCTCTCCAAGTTGTAGGTGCATCAAGGGTCCATAAATTTTCGCCAAGTCTCTTAATTTTCGATGTGGTGTAGAAGTAACTAAATGATGTATGCTTCCTATAATAGGTAACTTCCATGGTCCTGGTGGTAGCTTTGGAGCTGACCTTTTTTCCTTGAGATTCTTCCCTATTTTCAGTGCAACAAGTATGAAGAGGAAAAAGGATGCAAGGACTATTAAgtcaaaaaatttgaaatccaTGGAGTTGACCAACTAGAAAGGAGTAGTATAGTGCTAGCTATCAACAAGGTTTTAAATTTAGGTGAAGGTGATGAGATTGAGATAAAACCAACCGGTAACGTGTATTACAGCACTGCACTGCTATATGCTTATTTTAAAGggtctatagtttttttttttacattattaaGAATCTCGATGCTACTACACACCCACCACAACAATTTAAAATCTTGATCTTTGGCATCGAAATCTTCATCAACGATTTATTTATTTGCTTCACGCTTTCAACGATTttctttgagatttttttttgtctttatatcATGGAATGCACTCTCAAGAGTATTTCAAATTGGCAATTGCCAATAGGTCTATGTTTGGGGGCATTTAGGGTGGAAAAGCTAAGAAGCACGAATacagacactgacacgccgCTGACACTgttagtaatttgaaaaaatcacataattgagTGTAATCATATGTGTCAGTATCGTGTTGGTGTTAGACACGACGCGTGTCCGATACCGGAACATGCTTAATCCAAAgagtatccgtgcttcataatagaaaaatatgggTAAGTTCATTATTTGCCATTAGATTAAAGAAGAGCATAATCTTACTATGGTCTCtccaaagtgtatttttttttataaaattgttttcaacCTCCATAAGAGAGAGTATGATAGCACAAGATAGTCAACTTCAACCACCATAAGAGAGAGTATGAGAGCACAAGATAGttaaaatctaaattttatgCATGATCAGGAAATAAAATCGTAACATTATACAAAACTCATAAATCTCAATATTTGCATATACATTCATGTAAGACAAAAAAATACCTTTAAGTCAAACTTGAAATATTGATgtaaatttaaattcataagCGTTGATCACATTACAACATGGTTGCTATTACTTCCATAATTTAAACTTGAAATACTAATGTAATTATAGCACTAACACTCACAAAACAATTTGGGTTGATCTGGTGGTATTAACTTGAGACCTTAAAATGTCATCCTTTTAATGTCTCATTTCCGATTCTATGTGGTGTCAATTTCATCAAAAGATCCATAAATTATACAAGATTTCATCAAAATAAGATTTTAACATAATCGCGCCGAGGACAAGTATAACCACAAAATCAGAGGATTTTACGATTCAAATAAGAATTTGACAACCATGTGAGAGTAACCGATCTACCCATAATTGGAAATAAGATTTTGACACTAACTAGGTCCCAAACTCTACTATAGCCTCTCTTCCCTCGCCAAAACCTACGACCCCATCATGTCCATCCATTTTGACTCCGTCACCATTGCCTCTTCCCCTACAACCATCCAAGAAATTGATACGACCCAGTTCGAATAGGATGAGACTCCAAAATTTAGAGGAAGAAATTAGagaatttaaaaaggaaaattgattatattttcattaatttctATCAAGGCCATACAATCCTTATATATACTCGTgcatacaaataataataataataataataataataataataataataataataagataacTACTATAATTACATAATACCAAAAAACTAACTTGTATCATATACCTAAAAGACCCTTATAAAATAAACTACTAAgtcattattttataataataacgtgagtttagctcagttggtatgaataatgcataatatatacaggGGCCGAGaatcgaaccccggacaccccacttctctacatttaaaatgtgtgagctccaatCACTAGGCTGcttgacaaaaacaaatattttgtaaaaagaaataattgttgttGAGATAAATTTTTCTAGGTTCTGTTGTGACATGtagtgttggaacaaaatgtgtttaacattaccctttgagagttttgataataacaaggtattaaaaattgtcaattggatatactaatatttgttcaagtgtgtaGGACCATATacaaggttaaatatattttgtaggttctggaagaaaaaactaagagctatggaatcaacaaaaaggaagcttgaagcatctgaagaataGTGATTCTGAAGtcaagtgctcctgaagtgatgacgtcatcagaagcaagttcattaGAACCACCTCATCAGAAGCAACATCACCAAAAGCGTtctttcatcagaagctgaagatcaTCACGAGCTGAAGATGAGAGatttaaagcttcaaaggttgttcaaaaGATTTAATCACGCCTAGCATTGCAGAAGACCAGAAGAGTGAAGCAACGGCTAATTCAAAAGATTTGAAAGCATTGGTtgcttgttctttgaagagcgttggcaaagtacaattgtacgaagtgtacaaccactaccttcACTACTCtgtttgtgtctctgctacagGACAAAAATAACagtttgttggaacaaaatgtgtttcacaatgaaccttattaagttttgatgataacaaggtattaaagattgtcaattggttattactaataattgttcaagtgtacaggaccaaaggctactcaagttatttcaataggtcttggaagaacaatggaaagaaaaagaaattctgagcatctgaagaaaactgctcctgaagctgaagtgcttatgaagagatgacgtcatcagaagcagaaggtcatcagaagcaaaagttttcatcagaagcaatatcttcaccagaagctacgtttgatcctttaatcaaactgaagattcaaagtagctgattctcaattcagtcttatcaaagaagaacgaagaattgaaagggaggtatcaacggatatatggatagcactgagcacttgtctctcattaatagagttgacaaagtacaagtgtacaaccactacctccactactctgttttctgtctacgctacaagacaaaacaacagccatgcctgcagaatttgtacactcaagatgggaatgaatttgaagtttattcttcaaaggactacacccaaatcaggcaaaggatcactggtggataatcaaaggatttcaaacgactct is from Medicago truncatula cultivar Jemalong A17 chromosome 1, MtrunA17r5.0-ANR, whole genome shotgun sequence and encodes:
- the LOC11430373 gene encoding cytochrome P450 71D11, with amino-acid sequence MDFKFFDLIVLASFFLFILVALKIGKNLKEKRSAPKLPPGPWKLPIIGSIHHLVTSTPHRKLRDLAKIYGPLMHLQLGEISAIVVSSPEYAREVLKTHDVIFASRPKLLTIEILSYDYTDIAFSPYGNYWRQLRKICTMELFTQKRVSSFQPIREEELNNLVKKIDSQQGSPVNITQLVVSSTFSIITKAAFGSKGKGREEFGSIGDGESIAGGFDIAELFPSAKWLQRVSGLRPKLERLHRQIDQILENIVTEHKEAKSKANESQGGEEEDLVDVLLKFQGGNDSNQDICLTDNNIKSIILNIVGAGGDTSASTIVWAMSELVRDKRVMKKAQDEVRDIFNMKGNVEENCINELTYLKSVVKETLRLHPPGPLLLPRECGQACEIDGYRIPIKSKVIVNAWAIGRDPKYWTEPEKFYPERFIGSSIDYKGNNFEYIPFGAGRRICPGSTFGLINVELALALMLYHFDWKLPNGMKGEDLDMTEQFGATVKRKDDLYLIPTAPLPSVAR